In the genome of Podarcis raffonei isolate rPodRaf1 chromosome 17, rPodRaf1.pri, whole genome shotgun sequence, one region contains:
- the CDC37 gene encoding hsp90 co-chaperone Cdc37: protein MVDYSVWDHIEVSDDEDETHPNIDTPSLFRWRHQARVERMEQFHKEKEEVDKGCRDCKRKLAECQKKIKELELANVDSTKSELQRLQAEAQQLKKEEKSWEEKADDLRKKEKNMPWNVDTLSRDGFSKSVFNVKAEQDEESEEQKEKKHKTYVEKYEKQIKHFGMLRRWDDSQKYLSDNPYLVCEETANYLVIWCIDLEVEEKHALMEQVAHQTIVMQFILELAKSLKVDPRACFRQFFAKIKTADQQYMEGFNDELEAFKERVRGRAKARIERAMKEYEEEERQKRLGPGGLDPVEVYESLPPELQKCFDVKDVQMLQDAISKMEPAEAKYHMQRCISSGLWVPNARTAEGAEKDDKPDVVYEEFKKETCEEDKGSP from the exons ATGGTGGACTACAGCGTCTGGGACCACATCGAGGTGTCCGACGATGAGGACGAGACTCACCCCAACATCGACACGCCCAGCCTCTTCCGATGGCGGCACCAG GCCCGAGTCGAGAGAATGGAACAGTTCCACAAGGAGAAAGAAGAGGTGGACAAAGGGTGTCGGGACTGCAAGCGGAAACTAGCTGAGTGTCAGAAGAAGATAAAAGAGCTTGAATTGGCCAACGTAGATAGCACCAAAAGTGAGCTGCAAAGGCTGCAGGCTGAGGCACAGCAActcaagaaagaagagaagagttggGAAGAGAAGGCGGACGATCtcaggaagaaggaaaagaacaTGCCTTGGAATGTGGACACACTCAGCAGAGATGGCTTCAGTAAG AGTGTCTTCAATGTCAAGGCGGAGCAGGACGAGGAGTCagaagaacagaaagagaaaaagcaCAAAACATATGTGGAGAAGTATGAGAAGCAAATTAAACACTTTG GAATGCTGCGGCGCTGGGATGACAGCCAGAAATATCTGTCTGATAACCCGTATCTTGTGTGTGAAGAGACAGCCAATTATTTAGTCATTTGGTGTATCGATCTGGAAGTAGAAGAG AAACATGCCCTGATGGAACAAGTGGCTCATCAGACCATAGTGATGCAGTTCATCCTAGAGCTGGCCAAGAGCCTGAAGGTTGACCCTAGAGCTTGTTTCAGACAGTTCTTTGCTAAAATCAAG ACTGCTGACCAGCAGTACATGGAGGGTTTTAATGATGAACTGGAAGCCTTCAAAGAGCGAGTGCGGGGCCGGGCTAAGGCACGCATTGAGAGAGCCATGAAAGAGTATGAAGAAGAAGAGCGCCAGAAACGACTGGGGCCTGGTGGCCTTGATCCTGTAGAGGTTTATGAATCACTCCCACCC GAGCTCCAGAAATGCTTTGATGTGAAAGAtgtacagatgcttcaggatgCTATCAGCAAAATGGAACCTGCT GAAGCGAAATACCACATGCAGCGCTGCATCAGTTCTGGCCTGTGGGTGCCAAATGCCCGAACAGCAGAGGGTGCAGAGAAGGATGACAAGCCAGATGTTGTCTATGAGGAATTTAAGAAGGAGACTTGTGAAGAAGACAAAGGAAGCCCTTGA